The region TTCGAAGGCGCCGTGTTCGGCAATGAAGTGCTCGACGCCATGCCCGTCAACCTGATCAGCAAGACGCCTGCCGGCTGGTGCGAACTCGACGTCAGCATCGCCGACGGCCAGTTCGTGTTTGTCGAACGGCTTGCCGGCGATGACGTGGCCGCGCAGATCGCCGCCCAGGTGCCGGATGCGGATGCCTTGCCGGTGGGCTATGTCAGCGAGATCCATGGCGTGGCCTGCGGCTTCATGCGCTCGCTGGCGCGCATGCTGACCAATGGCAAGGGCGGCGCGGCCGTGCTGTTCGACTACGGCTTCCCTGCGCACGAGTATTACCTGGACTTGCGCGCCACGGGCACCCTGATGTGCCATTACCGCCATCATGCCCACGCGGAACCGTTTTATCTGCCCGGTTTGCAGGACATCACGGCCCATGTCGACTTTACGGCCATGGCGGTGGCGGCGCAGGATGCCGGCCTCGACGTGCTCGCCTATATGAACCAGGCGTCCTTCCTGCTGGGCGCGGGCCTCGGCGATTTGCTGCTGCGCACCGATCCGCAACAGGTCAAAACGTACTTGCCGCAAGCCAGCGCCGTGCAAAAGCTGGTGTCGCCGGCCGAGATGGGGGAATTGTTCAAGGTGCTGGTGGTGGGGCACAAGGTGGCGTTGCCGGAAGCGCTGTTGTCCAGCGACCGCAGCCACCGCCTGTAAGCGCCCGCAATATCAAGGCAGGGCAGTGCCGCCCTGCAATTTCCTGTCCGCCAGTGGTTATTATCTTGTCATATCGTATATGATGACCGACACAGCACGGTTCCATCCTGCAAGAACCCGTCGCCGCGCACCGATTTCAAGATAGAACGATGGGAAAGATACACACACACTATGACAACCTGAAGGTGGCGCGCCTGGCGCCGCAGGAAGTCATACGTGCCGCGTACAAAGCCCTCAGCCAGAAATACCACCCGGACAAGAATCCCGGCGACGAAAAGGCCGCCCGCATCATGGCGATCCTCAACAGCGCCTATGGCACCTTGTCCGATCCCCAGCGCCGCAAGGAACACGACGAGTGGATCGCCGCCGAGGAGTGGGAAATCGAATGGCTGGAAAGCACCCACCAGGAAGAAGGCAAGAGCCGCGATGGCCGCGCGAAAGGCCATGCCCAGCCGCATGAACACACGTGGGCGCAGGATGTGCCGCCGCCGAAGGGCAAGGCGCGACGCGGCTTGCAACCCGTCTGGCGCAACTGGCGTTGGTGGCTGAGTTTGCTCGTCTGCCTGCTGCTGGGCTGGCTGGGCGCCTTGCTGATGCTCGATACGTCGCAACCCGTGCCTGCCGCGCTGGCGTCGGCCTGGAGCGGCCTGGCCCGCGACGGCGCCCAGCCCCATGCGGAAACAGCCACGTCTGCGGCCAGTGCGGCGTCGTCATCATCGAAAGGCGAGGCCGTGGCCGTCGATAGCTGGGCCGTGGGCAAGCCGTATGCACCCGAACCTCCGCAAGCGAAGACGCCCGAGATCCGCGTGCTGGCCGTGTCCCAGCTGAGCCTGAAAGGCGTCCCGCCCGCCTGTGATGGGGCCGGCAAAGCCGAGTCCCCATCGCTGGTGGCGCCGAATGGCGAACCCTGGCCGGCCCATTCCGGCTATGTCGATGGATTCCCGATTGGTAACAAGGGGGATGAACTGGCCGTGAGCATCGACAACAGCGGCAATGCCGCGCCCGTGTTCGTCAAGCTGTATGACACGGAGCGGCGCTCGAACGTGCGCTACCTGTACATCCTCGCGTACGACAAGCTGCTGGTGGAGCAGCTCAGCGCGGGCAAGTATGAAGTGCGCTACCAGGCTGTCGGGCCAGGCCAGGACAATTGCGGCGGCGCCACGCGCAGCGGCGCCTCGGCCTCGTCGCCGTCCGCCAGCGAAGGCGGTACGCAGAATCCTGTTGTAAGCAGCATCTAATCTGATTATGCTTGATAGGCGTCAACGCAGCGTCCACATCGAACTTATCCATTAGGAGTATTCATGACCGACCTCAAAGCCGATGCAGATGATAACTGGCTGCTCGACGAAGATGAGCCGGTGGCCAGTCCTGCCGGGCTGGCCGCGCCCGACCAGCGCCTGTGGCGTGTCCTGATCGTCGATGACGACGTCGATGTGCATGCGGTCACGCGGCTGGCGCTGCGCAATGTCAGTTTCAAGGGACGTGAACTGGAACTGTTTTCCGCCTACAGCGGCCGTGAAGGGTACGAGATCCTGCGCGACACGCCCGATATCGCGCTGGTGCTGCTCGATGTGGTGATGGAAACGGATGATGCCGGCCTGATCCTCGCCAAGCGCATCCGCGCCGACCTGAACAACTCCATCGTG is a window of Janthinobacterium rivuli DNA encoding:
- a CDS encoding class I SAM-dependent methyltransferase yields the protein MSLPAPDSDALAASHALQHQIAAEIARNDGAIPFVRFMELALYAPDLGYYSGGAAKLGKDGDFTTAPEISPLFGATLAHVAAAIMAQTAPRILEFGAGTGKLARDILTEAAQAGIAIEQYAIVELSGELRARQELALAGFPQVVWLDGFPDSFEGAVFGNEVLDAMPVNLISKTPAGWCELDVSIADGQFVFVERLAGDDVAAQIAAQVPDADALPVGYVSEIHGVACGFMRSLARMLTNGKGGAAVLFDYGFPAHEYYLDLRATGTLMCHYRHHAHAEPFYLPGLQDITAHVDFTAMAVAAQDAGLDVLAYMNQASFLLGAGLGDLLLRTDPQQVKTYLPQASAVQKLVSPAEMGELFKVLVVGHKVALPEALLSSDRSHRL
- a CDS encoding J domain-containing protein, encoding MGKIHTHYDNLKVARLAPQEVIRAAYKALSQKYHPDKNPGDEKAARIMAILNSAYGTLSDPQRRKEHDEWIAAEEWEIEWLESTHQEEGKSRDGRAKGHAQPHEHTWAQDVPPPKGKARRGLQPVWRNWRWWLSLLVCLLLGWLGALLMLDTSQPVPAALASAWSGLARDGAQPHAETATSAASAASSSSKGEAVAVDSWAVGKPYAPEPPQAKTPEIRVLAVSQLSLKGVPPACDGAGKAESPSLVAPNGEPWPAHSGYVDGFPIGNKGDELAVSIDNSGNAAPVFVKLYDTERRSNVRYLYILAYDKLLVEQLSAGKYEVRYQAVGPGQDNCGGATRSGASASSPSASEGGTQNPVVSSI